In Equus przewalskii isolate Varuska chromosome 6, EquPr2, whole genome shotgun sequence, one DNA window encodes the following:
- the LOC103567466 gene encoding olfactory receptor 6B9: protein MWKKNITHISELILVGFPTSPWLQVLLFLLFLITYLFVLLENLVIILTVWVTGSLHKPMYYFLGTMSFLETWYISVTVPKMLTGFLLRPNTISFLGCMTQLYFFISLACTECVLLAAMAYDRYVAICLPLRYPVIMTTGFCIQLTISSWVSGFTISMAKVYFISQVAFCGNNILNHFFCDVSPILKLACTDFSMAELVDFALAIIILVFPLSATVLSYVFIVSTILHIPSATGQWKAFSTCASHLTVVVIFYTAVIFMYVRPRAITSFNSNKLISVIYAVFTPMLNPIIYCLRNKDVKDAIRKTMASGRSLFLRDSLC from the coding sequence atgtggaagaaAAATATCACTCATATTAGTGAGTTGATCCTGGTGGGCTTCCCAACTTCCCCTTGGCTGCAGGTCctacttttcctcctctttctcatcACCTACTTGTTTGTGCTGTTGGAAAACTTGGTCATAATCCTCACTGTATGGGTCACTGGGTCCCTGCACAAGCCCATGTACTATTTTCTGGGGACCATGTCCTTTCTGGAGACCTGGTATATATCTGTCACAGTCCCCAAGATGCTGACTGGGTTTCTACTTCGTCCCAATACCATCTCTTTCCTGGGATGTATGACTCAGCTCTATTTCTTCATCTCACTTGCCTGTACTGAATGTGTGCTATTGGCTGCCATGGCCTATGACCGTTATGTGGCTATATGTTTGCCTCTTCGCTATCCAGTCATCATGACCACAGGATTTTGTATTCAGCTGACCATCAGTTCCTGGGTGAGTGGCTTCACCATCTCCATGGCAAAAGTATACTTTATCTCCCAAGTTGCCTTCTGTGGCAATAATATCTTGAACcattttttctgtgatgtgtCCCCTATCCTCAAACTGGCCTGCACGGACTTTTCCATGGCTGAGTTGGTGGACTTTGCACTAGCCATCATCATCCTTGTGTTTCCTCTCTCAGCCACTGTCCTCTCCTACGTCTTCATTGTCTCTACCATCCTCCACATTCCCTCAGCCACTGGGCAGTGGAAGGCCTTCTCTACCTGTGCCTCTCATCTTACCGTGGTGGTCATCTTCTACACAGCTGTGATCTTCATGTATGTCCGACCTCGGgctattacttcatttaattctaacaaatTGATCTCAGTCATATATGCAGTCTTTACTCCCATGCTCAATCCTATCATCTACTGCCTGAGGAACAAGGATGTCAAAGATGCCATCAGAAAAACCATGGCAAGTGGCCGATCCCTTTTCTTGAGAGATTCTCTTTGCTGA